In the Glycine max cultivar Williams 82 chromosome 6, Glycine_max_v4.0, whole genome shotgun sequence genome, ATGCTGATGAGTAGCTATTTCAACACAAAACTTCACAGCAGCATCAAAAATAAACTGCCATGACGATAAAGAGAAATGATAAGCAACTTCACAATTTTGtttaaacaaataacaaaaagaaTATGTCGACAACAGTAGTAAGCATAGAGAAATGTATCATGCAGAAATTCACCAAGTTGACATTGGATTATTTGTTTCATTATTAGTATGCAAATGTTCATACTAtaagaaattaaacatgaattaaaTCAGCGTTGAAACATGTTTCTACAACATGAATATCACATGAATGATCACCACTGCATGCAATGTTGATTAAATACAAGTTTGTGCCAGACTATTAGTCAAAATAAGTTGAGATGGATATGACATCTTAATTAAGATGACATATTGTAAGTTTGCTTCATATATAAAGAATAGTTAAAAAGCTACCCTACCTATTCCTTCTTTGAAATACTCAAGCAAAGAGAACGGGGTATAATACTAATTCCCATGCTAGGCACTGTCAAGGTTACTACTATGATATGTGAGTGgtctaaaaatacttttattttctctaagaTGAGGATCATAGTTGGTCAGAAATGCCTAAACATAGAATGGTACTCAGAAACCCTCTTATTCCCACTTTTTGATTCCAATGAATACTGCATTGCCACAAACTTGCATCATAATGttaataaattcaaatgttcaacaagtacaaaagaacaaaacacaggtaaaaacaagaaaaaaaaatgggcaATAAAAACttcaaggagagaaaaaaagtaaaaatgataGGAGTGCTATGCCTGATTATCTTGACAGCTAAGGCATTGCAAGCAACGTTGAATGAGATGGTTTCCATTCAGATCCTTAATAAGATCAAGAAAACCCGGTTGAATGGCAGACTTCACCAATGAAACTTGTTCAGTGGAGGTGAGGGTCTCGATCAACTTCTGCACCACGCGTGTTCTGTAGCAGTGAAACCATTAATTAACTcagtaaacaaacaaaacaaaaaaaaatgcttgtTTAGATATATAAAGGCAcgaacttttaattaaatggcaggaaatatatatacatacccGTGAGTATTTAAAGAGACTCTAACGAGCTGGGCTGGGTGATTGGTCAGCATGAGCACAATCTGCAGCCGTTGATCATCGGTGCAAACATCGAGCAGCTTCTGCACCAGATAATTCCCGAAAGAGTCTATCATGAGTTCAACAACATTCCCAATGATTCCCTCAAACACCATACAAATATCTTGGTAGGTCCCCTCAGCCACCATCCGCTGCAGAAAACGACAACCATTTTGATCCTTTGCCATGTTGTAAATGTAGCACTGCGCGTCAGGCACAGAATAAAAATCCTGCAGCATGGGCACTGATGAGAAATCACCACCACTTCTTTGACCAGAAGGAGCAGCAGCAGAAGAATAAAAGTTCTTACGAACAACACTCCGACCCACACCATGAATTGCATCATCATCATAACGAGGACTCCTTCTGTAAGAACCATACTCATTCTCAAAGTAGTGTTTTGCATCTCTCCCTTGTAGGAAAACACCATTGTTGTCACACCTAAACGCTGCAGCAGGGTCTTCCCCGATGATTCTCCTAGGAGATAAAAAAGGGGAAAGTTCAGCTTTTTCTTTTGCAGCAACGTAATAATGTGATGGGGTAATATTGGCATTGGGAGGATATTGATACGGAGGCGTTATCTGAGAAAACCTAATGGGGCTTTTgactcttcctcctcctcctccgagAGACTGTGAAGCCACCGCGTAACGATCACCGAGAATCTGGTAGTTATTATCACTTGTACCCTGTGGCTGCCTCCTCCTCTGATCGACGAGGTGATGATACACGTGATCATCTGGGATGGGAAAAGTGTAACCTTTATCGAATAAACCCGCATTGTTAACATGGGGATGATAGGGGAGGGTTCGGAAGGTTCCTGTTTCATTGAAACAAGAAGCGTAAGGGTCCAAACCCATGTTGGTTTGGGTGTTGTTAACATGATGACGATGATATGGGAGGGGTCCTGTTTCATTGAAATAAGAAGCGTAGGGTTGGAAAGGCATGTTATGATCGGTTTGGGTTGCATGATCGAAGAGGTTGATTCTGGAGAAATCGTTGGCGAGAGAGAAATCATGAGCCCACATGGGGTCTGCTGGGTCCAACCGGAATCTGGGAGagggaggtggtggtggtggtggtgctggAGAAGGAGAGAGAGGGACCCTGGAGATGGGGGACCCAACGGCCACGTGGTCAGGGTGAAGGAATGGTGATGGTGTTGTGGGCGCATTGGCAATCCCAACGAACCTCGTTTCTGCGTTTCGTTTGTTGTTGTCGTCTGACATTTTCAGCATTCTGGCCGTCATGGGGGAGTCCATGATTCAGGGTTTGTCACGTGAAAAAGTGGGACGGAATTAGAAAGGACGGCGGGTACGGCAATGAGCGTGGCGTAGCCTATGAATCTGGTTTTGATTCCATGGGGATTTGTGAAAAAAGATAGAGTGAGAGAGGGTTTTTGATTGTGAAATTATGACACTACTCACTGACACAGTGACACAGGTTTAACAAAATCCGCAGCCACGCCTTTCACTCTTCCAAACCTACCTCTTATTTGCATTTGTATTTAACCTGGTGGGATTACGGAAAAATTACCcgatttaatcttttattttatcttttccgTGATTTGATTCTACCTAATCTAAGCGAAGtcgatttgaatttaatttaatctttttctcttctgtTAAAACTGGTCAATATTTTATATACTACTAGTAAATAATAAAGTTTATATTTTGCTCtcataaagtttaaaaaataaaaggaaaatagcAAATTCCTCTCACAAATTTATGGTTTGCAATTATCTGCCAATTCATTAAAACATGGGTTTGAATGTGGCAAAAGTAATAGTATGTATTATATTACTATAAAGGAAAGTATGATATACAAGCATATAAacttataacaataaaaaaattaatggaattattagtttatttaaatagtaatatataattaaagtaaaaaaaaaataatgagtgacatgctaattttattaataagtttccgcataaaaaaattataaataagtttGCTTTTAAATTAACTTGTAAAAGAGAAAtactaatgatattttttttctaacacttttttattgattgggttgaatttattgaaaattatcaatgggtcttacttcttatttaattatcatcTCAATATTAAAAAGTGAAACTCACcaatgatattgtttttttttttaatcatcatcTATATATTTTGATGCATGAATCACCTAGCTacttatatcttttaatttatcttttcaaTCTCTAAcgttaaattgaatttcaataatattttaaaagaaactatCAATAATTGATCGGATGTTGCTTATGTGGGAATGTGCCACCTGAACTTGAAATCGGGGTTGAAGATCTATGGTTGTTGGTCACaacaaccaataaaaaaactcaaatgaAGATGAATATTTCACATTTTGGAGtgtgcaaaattaattttatataatttataaatgagtTTTTCTAGAATGTACATGCATGCACAAGTAAAGAATGCTATtgcactaattaattaatttattttactattttgacTTAATGCTAAATACTAACTTAtccttttaattccttaaatttattttaaaaaaatatccctTCATTAGCTCTTCTGCCGTAATTTTCTCCTATTGAAAAATTCGATCATGTCCTTTAGTTGCCAAAAGTTCTAGAGAAGGGATTACATTCTCGATGGGCTTTCCGGTTGGGGTATTCACCATAGGTCAACTTATTACTAATATCATCTAATTCAactcaattatattaaattaaattttttaagtatttaacttGAATTCGatccaaattaaattattaaattaaatcattcataatttatttttctttttaagttgttatttttatctttgtcttaattttatttatgttttctcattttaatataatactttatttttatataaaataaatatatcatattaacattgaaatctttaattatttagtcaAATATTGTAATAATTTAGTCCCTTTTGAGTGCGTTTAATCATTATATATTTGTCAAGCTttcgataaaaataaattattatttttaaaaaaattaatttttacaaaataaaaaataatttttaaaattatgcaaacccaacttgaaaatattttcctgAGTGGGGTTACAAATTTAGCAAACTCAGACCCAACCTAATGAAAATCCCCTACTTTCCGAAATTCAATGGAGATGCAGAAAACAACAGTCCAATCTGCTCTCGAGCCCAAAACCAATTGGAATGTATGAACTGTGCCTTGACCCATTTTCAGATCATCAATTGTATAGACATTGAAACTGAATCCCTATCGGGTTTGTTTATGCTCCCGGAGACATTAACTCTTTAGTTCTTTTACATTCATTCGGCCTTGATCCAACGGCTTACGAACCATGTTGCTTCCTAGCCGTTGATCAAGGATGAAAGTGGGAAAAGCGAATTCGAAGACTACGGCACCGAATAAGGAGAACGTGAAATGTATTTGACTGCAAACGATAGACAAGGTGAGGGAGGATATTTTCGATCTCTTGAAGGCAAAAATTGATGAGAACGTGAAATGTATCTG is a window encoding:
- the LOC100813309 gene encoding putative pumilio homolog 10; protein product: MDSPMTARMLKMSDDNNKRNAETRFVGIANAPTTPSPFLHPDHVAVGSPISRVPLSPSPAPPPPPPPSPRFRLDPADPMWAHDFSLANDFSRINLFDHATQTDHNMPFQPYASYFNETGPLPYHRHHVNNTQTNMGLDPYASCFNETGTFRTLPYHPHVNNAGLFDKGYTFPIPDDHVYHHLVDQRRRQPQGTSDNNYQILGDRYAVASQSLGGGGGRVKSPIRFSQITPPYQYPPNANITPSHYYVAAKEKAELSPFLSPRRIIGEDPAAAFRCDNNGVFLQGRDAKHYFENEYGSYRRSPRYDDDAIHGVGRSVVRKNFYSSAAAPSGQRSGGDFSSVPMLQDFYSVPDAQCYIYNMAKDQNGCRFLQRMVAEGTYQDICMVFEGIIGNVVELMIDSFGNYLVQKLLDVCTDDQRLQIVLMLTNHPAQLVRVSLNTHGTRVVQKLIETLTSTEQVSLVKSAIQPGFLDLIKDLNGNHLIQRCLQCLSCQDNQFIFDAAVKFCVEIATHQHGCFVLQRCIHHSVGKNRDKLVTEICKHGLLLAQDAFGNYVVQYVIESDTAAVSAKLLSQFKENFVMLSTQKFSSHVVEKCLQHIGDSRSRIVRELLSVPRFEQLLQDQYANYVIQSALLFTKGPLHASLAEAVRLHKTLCTSPYCKRIFSGNLLKK